The Clostridiales bacterium genome includes the window CTTGTTTTACATATTTAGAGGAAGTTGAAATAATTTCGTATTGCAATTTAGAAAGCTTATTAATATCATTTGGCGTTTTATGCGCGAATATATCGGATTTAGAATTTAAAACTCCTAGCCCGCTGCAAGGAGCATCGCATAACACAATGTCAAACTGTTTTTTCCATTCGGGGTTAAATTTTGTGGCGTCGTTTAAAATTACTTCTATATCGTGTTCGCCCATTCGCGATTTGTATGAATTAATAAGCTCTAATCTATGGGGATGTATATCGCAAGAAATTAAAGATATCTTTGCCAATTGACTCAAAAACACGCTTTTGCCGCCCGGCGCGGCGCAAACATCCAGCGCTTTATAACCGTCTTTAACATCGGCCGCCATACAAACAGCCATTGAACCCAAACTTTGAACGGTAAATAGCGAGTTATCAATATTATTAAGCTTTTTTAAAGTATTATGACAGACATAGTACCCGTATTCTGTCTTTCTGTCGGTTTCAAAATCCAGGTATTTTTCAAAATTTTGTCGCGTTATCTTTTTGGGGTTATGTCTTATATGAATTAATTGTTCTTTTGGGCGGGAAAAAAATAAATCAGCTATTTGCCGCCCATAATCGTTTTCTACTTCTTTAATCGCCCATACAGGCGCGTTATACTCCAAAGATCTTTTTTGATAATCGTCTTCGGGCAATTTGACATCTTTGCATTTTCTCAAAACGGCGTTTATAAACGAAGGGCTGCGTTTAAGTTTTTTGGCCAATTCAACCATATTATTAACAACGGCATAATCGGGCTCATCCATGAAATAAATTTGATAAATGCCCATTTTTAAAATAACCGCATCGCTTATATGCGGATATTTTTTGGTTAGTTGCTTAATTATATACTCTAAAAAAAGATTTTTTTCAATAACGCCATAAACTATGCGTGTTAAGAATTTTTTGTCTTTTTCGTCAACTGACTTTAAACCCAAATTAAGCGCTATATTGACATAGGCCGATTTTGAAAAAATTTTATATAATATCTGATAACTCTTAAAAATCATTCAAATCTTTCGCCCACATATCTTTTATGTCCCCTTAGATAATCGGCAACATCCATTGCCTTGCCGCCCGGAGCTTGGATAGTCAATATATCTAGCGATTTCTTGCCGCATGCAACCATAATGGCTTTGCTATCAATATGGGCTATAGTGCCCGGTTTTAGGGGAAATTCTTTGGGGTTTACTTTAGCTTTTATAATCTTAAACTTTTGCCCCCACAAAACGCTGTAAGTGCCCGGCCAATTATAAAGACCGCGAATTAAGCAGTCTATTTCTTCGGCGCTTTTGGTCCAATCTATTTTGCCCATTTCTTTTTTGAGCATGGGGTAATAAGACGCTTGCTCGTTATCTTGAGGAGTAAACACGGCTTGACCTTTTTCTATTAAGTCAAGCGCTTCAATTAAAGCTTGCGCGCCCAAAAGGCTTAGTTTTTCAGCAAGCGTTACGGCATTATCATCGGGCTCTATATCAATTTCTTTGGACAATATTATATCGCCTGTGTCTAAACCTTGAGCGGTTTGCATAATCGTTACGCCGGTTTTGCGCTCTCCTTTTATTATCGCCCATTGAATAGGCGCAGGACCGCGATACTTTGGAAGCAGCGACGCGTGGATATTGATTACGCCATAAGGCGCTAGGTTTAAAATATCTTCGTATAATATTTGACCATACGCGGCGGTTACCATAATATCGGGTTTGAGATTGAGAAGGGTTTGTGTTTCTTTGTTAATGTTCTCAAATTGATATACCGGAATATTATGCTGCCGGGCGCAATCAATCACTGGCGGCGATACAACCTTATAACCCCTGCCTTTTGGTCTATCCGGTTGAGATACTACGGCCAAAACTTTATGGCGGGAATTGATTAATTTCTCCAAAGGCAAAACGGCAAATTGGGGCGTGCCCAAATAAATA containing:
- a CDS encoding methionyl-tRNA formyltransferase, with product MNIIYLGTPQFAVLPLEKLINSRHKVLAVVSQPDRPKGRGYKVVSPPVIDCARQHNIPVYQFENINKETQTLLNLKPDIMVTAAYGQILYEDILNLAPYGVINIHASLLPKYRGPAPIQWAIIKGERKTGVTIMQTAQGLDTGDIILSKEIDIEPDDNAVTLAEKLSLLGAQALIEALDLIEKGQAVFTPQDNEQASYYPMLKKEMGKIDWTKSAEEIDCLIRGLYNWPGTYSVLWGQKFKIIKAKVNPKEFPLKPGTIAHIDSKAIMVACGKKSLDILTIQAPGGKAMDVADYLRGHKRYVGERFE